A portion of the Blastochloris tepida genome contains these proteins:
- the ssb gene encoding single-stranded DNA-binding protein, translating into MAGSVNKVILVGNLGRDPEVQRFSNGGQAVKFSVATSERWPDKATGEKKEKTEWHNIVIYNENLGRVAEQYLRKGSKVYIEGQLQTREYTDKDGQQRRITEVVLQRFRGELTLLDGRSGGGAEIDDAGGDFGQRSPLPARGGARPPASGGGKYSSDLDDEIPF; encoded by the coding sequence ATGGCGGGCAGCGTCAACAAGGTGATCCTGGTCGGCAATCTCGGGCGCGATCCGGAAGTGCAGCGCTTCTCGAACGGCGGGCAGGCGGTGAAATTCAGCGTCGCCACCTCCGAGCGCTGGCCGGACAAGGCCACCGGCGAGAAGAAGGAAAAGACCGAGTGGCACAACATCGTCATCTATAACGAGAATCTCGGTCGGGTCGCCGAGCAGTATCTGCGCAAGGGATCGAAGGTCTATATCGAGGGGCAGCTCCAGACCCGCGAATACACCGACAAGGACGGCCAGCAGCGGCGGATCACCGAGGTGGTGCTGCAGCGCTTCCGCGGCGAACTGACGCTGCTCGACGGGCGGAGCGGCGGCGGCGCCGAGATCGACGATGCCGGCGGCGATTTCGGCCAGCGCAGCCCGCTGCCGGCGCGCGGCGGCGCCCGTCCGCCGGCCTCCGGCGGCGGCAAGTATTCCAGCGACCTCGACGACGAGATCCCGTTCTGA
- a CDS encoding sensor histidine kinase, whose amino-acid sequence MTIGAAGRIGTHGAAVDGGRTRARRDVPLAWLLAFLILASVAPLVLIGAYTIMRWADVEHTAEIGRVSEVAHTLAQAVDRDLRSHSETAEVLAASRALVKANFQAFDEQARAVSARGGHVVLVDRSLRPLVDTRDEPARPAEIRARPVEQVFASGRMKVGNAGPMAGEPDRFAIYVPVSVEREVRSVLMLMPPPAAIQAVLQQTYRPEGWFAAILDGEGRVVARSAPERGEDGALIAQAAPPELLAQLAAPEGVFNVTALDGQPAVAAYRRSSLNDWRAVVWVPKAVLEAPSNQRRDAVLALLGLTTLVSIGAALFGAHLINRSTRRTVNAARALGEGAPISLKPTLIREDNLVCRALADAAETIAAREDALHDSARHMGLVMRELSHRSKNLLTVVQSMARQTGRHTSDAAEFQARFEDRISSLARSHDLLVARNWTGATVAELVERQLLPFLDAANDRISLDGPALLMKPDAAQNIGMALHELATNASKHGALSVPSGRIRIVWRVEDAEPEPRLHMSWEETGGPPVEPPARRGFGHVVIERMVSMALRGQARLDWKSDGVAWTLDVPLAAVCEHMGRPIAAAAE is encoded by the coding sequence GTGACAATCGGCGCCGCCGGCCGGATCGGCACGCATGGTGCCGCGGTCGATGGCGGCCGAACCCGCGCCAGGCGCGACGTGCCGCTGGCATGGCTGCTGGCGTTCCTGATCCTGGCCTCGGTGGCGCCGCTGGTGCTGATCGGCGCCTACACCATCATGCGCTGGGCGGATGTCGAGCACACGGCCGAGATCGGCCGCGTGTCCGAGGTTGCACACACGCTGGCGCAGGCGGTGGACCGCGATCTGCGCAGCCACAGCGAGACCGCCGAGGTGCTGGCCGCCTCGCGGGCGCTGGTGAAGGCGAATTTCCAGGCATTCGACGAGCAGGCCCGCGCCGTGTCGGCGCGCGGCGGCCATGTGGTGCTGGTCGACCGCTCGCTGCGGCCGCTGGTCGATACCCGCGACGAGCCCGCCCGGCCGGCGGAGATTCGCGCCAGACCGGTCGAGCAGGTGTTCGCCTCCGGGCGGATGAAGGTGGGCAATGCCGGGCCGATGGCCGGCGAGCCCGACCGTTTCGCGATCTATGTGCCGGTCAGCGTCGAGCGCGAGGTGCGCAGCGTGCTGATGCTGATGCCGCCGCCGGCCGCCATCCAGGCCGTTCTGCAGCAGACCTACCGGCCGGAGGGCTGGTTCGCCGCCATCCTCGACGGCGAGGGCCGCGTCGTCGCCCGCTCGGCGCCCGAGCGCGGCGAGGACGGCGCGCTGATCGCCCAGGCCGCCCCGCCCGAGCTTCTGGCGCAGCTTGCCGCACCCGAAGGCGTGTTCAATGTCACCGCTCTCGACGGCCAGCCGGCCGTCGCCGCCTATCGCCGCTCCAGCCTGAACGACTGGCGCGCCGTGGTGTGGGTGCCGAAGGCGGTGCTGGAGGCGCCGAGCAACCAGCGCCGCGACGCCGTGCTGGCGCTGCTCGGCCTCACCACGCTGGTGTCGATCGGCGCCGCCCTGTTCGGCGCGCACCTGATCAACCGCTCGACGCGGCGCACGGTGAACGCGGCGCGGGCGCTGGGCGAGGGGGCGCCGATCTCGCTCAAGCCGACGCTCATCCGCGAGGACAATCTGGTCTGCCGGGCGCTGGCCGATGCGGCCGAGACCATCGCGGCGCGCGAGGATGCGCTGCACGACAGCGCCCGCCACATGGGCCTCGTGATGCGCGAGCTGTCGCACCGCTCGAAGAATCTGCTCACCGTGGTGCAGTCGATGGCGCGCCAGACCGGCCGCCACACCAGCGACGCCGCTGAGTTCCAGGCGCGGTTCGAGGACCGGATTTCCAGCCTCGCCCGCTCGCACGACCTGCTGGTCGCCCGCAACTGGACTGGCGCCACCGTCGCCGAGCTGGTCGAGCGGCAATTGCTGCCGTTCCTGGACGCCGCCAACGACCGCATCTCGCTCGATGGGCCGGCGCTGCTGATGAAGCCGGATGCGGCGCAGAACATCGGCATGGCGCTGCACGAACTGGCCACCAATGCCTCCAAGCATGGGGCGCTGTCGGTGCCGTCGGGGCGCATCCGCATCGTCTGGCGGGTCGAGGACGCGGAGCCCGAGCCGCGGCTGCACATGAGCTGGGAGGAGACCGGCGGCCCGCCGGTGGAGCCGCCGGCGCGGCGCGGCTTCGGCCATGTGGTGATCGAGCGGATGGTGTCGATGGCGCTGCGCGGCCAGGCCCGGCTCGACTGGAAGTCGGACGGCGTGGCCTGGACGCTCGACGTGCCGCTGGCGGCGGTGTGCGAGCACATGGGCCGGCCGATCGCCGCCGCGGCGGAGTGA
- a CDS encoding M20 aminoacylase family protein has translation MPVVNRVAALTEEISAWRRDFHQHPELQYEVHRTAGRVAERLESFGVDQVVPGIGRTGVVGVIHGRRPGAGRVVAMRADMDALPIEEATGLPYASATPGKMHACGHDGHTAMLLGAAKYLAETRNFDGTAVVIFQPAEEGGAGAKAMIDDGLMERFGIQEVYGMHNMPGLPVGAFATRPGPLMASADRVFIDIEGKGGHAARPHATVDTVLVGAAIVQMLQSVVSRNLDPLDSGVVSITMFQAGHTDNVIPQTAHLRGTARALTAEVRDLLEARIAHIVEATARIYGATARADYRRDYPVLRNHPRETEFAAAVAREISGEERVQANAAPVMGGEDFAFMLEKRPGALIFAGNGEHSASLHHPAYDFNDQLIPAGVSFWVRLVEARMPAVG, from the coding sequence ATGCCGGTCGTCAATCGCGTCGCGGCCCTGACGGAAGAGATTTCCGCTTGGCGCCGCGATTTCCACCAGCACCCCGAGCTGCAGTACGAGGTGCACCGCACGGCCGGGCGGGTCGCCGAGCGGCTCGAGAGCTTCGGGGTCGATCAGGTGGTGCCCGGCATCGGCCGCACCGGCGTGGTCGGCGTCATTCACGGCCGCCGGCCGGGCGCCGGCCGGGTGGTGGCGATGCGCGCCGACATGGACGCGCTGCCCATCGAGGAGGCGACCGGCCTGCCCTACGCCTCGGCCACGCCCGGCAAGATGCACGCCTGCGGCCATGACGGCCACACCGCCATGCTGCTGGGCGCGGCCAAATACCTCGCCGAGACCCGCAATTTCGACGGCACGGCGGTCGTGATCTTCCAGCCGGCCGAGGAAGGCGGCGCCGGCGCCAAGGCGATGATCGATGACGGGCTGATGGAGCGCTTCGGCATCCAGGAGGTCTATGGCATGCACAACATGCCGGGCCTGCCGGTGGGCGCCTTCGCCACCCGGCCGGGGCCGCTGATGGCCTCCGCCGACCGGGTGTTCATCGACATCGAGGGCAAGGGCGGCCACGCCGCCCGGCCGCACGCGACGGTCGATACCGTGCTGGTCGGCGCCGCCATCGTGCAGATGCTGCAGTCGGTGGTGTCGCGCAATCTCGATCCGCTGGATTCGGGCGTGGTGTCGATCACCATGTTCCAGGCCGGCCATACCGACAACGTCATCCCCCAGACCGCCCACCTGCGCGGCACCGCCCGCGCGCTCACCGCCGAGGTGCGCGACCTGCTGGAGGCCCGCATCGCCCATATCGTCGAGGCCACCGCCCGCATCTACGGCGCCACCGCCCGCGCCGACTACCGGCGCGACTATCCGGTGCTGCGCAACCACCCCCGCGAGACCGAGTTCGCCGCGGCGGTGGCCCGCGAGATCTCGGGCGAGGAGCGCGTGCAGGCCAACGCCGCGCCGGTGATGGGCGGCGAGGACTTCGCCTTCATGCTGGAGAAGCGGCCGGGCGCGCTGATCTTCGCCGGCAATGGCGAGCACTCGGCGAGCCTCCACCACCCGGCCTACGACTTCAACGACCAGCTGATTCCGGCCGGCGTGTCGTTCTGGGTACGGCTGGTGGAAGCCCGCATGCCGGCGGTGGGATAG
- a CDS encoding response regulator, with product MIGNRSLRILVVEDDIMVALDAAEILQGAGYNVIGVADDFEEAMRVDAVRPPDLALVDLHLMSGYSGVAVAAALGKRGIACLFVTGSAPDRAAEAYALGCLLKPFDDRSLVQAVGAAEDVLDGRPVRALPRNMRLYRRFAVPRTESASIQAASHEILPVPGG from the coding sequence ATGATTGGAAACAGGTCTCTCCGCATCCTTGTGGTCGAAGACGACATCATGGTGGCGCTCGACGCCGCCGAGATTCTGCAGGGCGCTGGCTACAACGTCATCGGCGTCGCCGACGATTTCGAGGAGGCGATGCGAGTCGACGCGGTGCGCCCGCCGGATCTGGCGCTGGTCGATCTCCATTTGATGAGCGGCTATTCCGGCGTGGCGGTGGCTGCCGCGCTCGGCAAGCGCGGCATCGCCTGCCTGTTCGTCACCGGCAGCGCGCCCGACCGCGCGGCGGAAGCCTATGCGCTGGGCTGCCTGCTCAAGCCGTTCGACGACCGCTCGCTGGTGCAGGCGGTGGGGGCGGCCGAGGACGTGCTGGACGGCCGGCCGGTGCGGGCGCTGCCGCGCAACATGCGGCTCTACCGGCGGTTCGCGGTGCCGCGCACCGAAAGCGCCTCCATCCAGGCGGCATCGCACGAGATCCTGCCGGTCCCGGGCGGGTGA
- a CDS encoding sulfide/dihydroorotate dehydrogenase-like FAD/NAD-binding protein: MSTTSPQGTPNEDLVRYARTASTLEASKSELAQLEQTAAVELFNKQLDLLKKRLLGDPKSLRSMFVADGVQAIAWEFQQEELGAAFTRTLWELLLRNDEMSTVLTRFIWGMPLKFKRKFIKAIDDHLSDRYPMFKGLSEGWPGETFIPPYIRPPEERSTDFELVNTGYLGYRALGYSTREVELFVWLEVLRDKQCADKPCELGVLVHGKTDPKGGCPVKIHIPEMLDLLGQGKFRQALELIESCNPLPNVTGRVCPQELQCQGVCTHTKRPIEIGQLEWFLPEHEKLVGLSPEERFGGVVSPWAKAEKPPIAVVGSGPSGLINAYLLAVEGYPVTVFEAFHELGGVLRYGIPEFRLPNTLIDDVVKKINLLGGRFVKNFVVGKTATLDDLKENGFWKIFVGTGAGLPTFMNVPGEHLLGVMSANEFLTRVNLMRAIDDKYETPLPDTKGKEVFVIGGGNTAMDAARTARRLGANVTIVYRRTKSEMPARVEELHHALEEGINLKVLRAPSEFLGDDKTHFVTHAVLDVNELGPPDKSGRRAPVKTGQTERVPVDLVIMALGNTANPIMKDAEPTLKVSKWGTIEVEPKTKATSIPDVYSGGDAARGGSTAIMAAGDGQAAARQIVGEIPFDAAEIKSRVEKAARYTELGQVAQTIVDKIPLAGGIVEFKVRAPMVARSAKAGQFVRVLAWDDGELIPLTLADWDAEEGTIDLVIQGMGTSTLLMNKMAIGDAFAGIAGPLGQASELHHYGPDQTVVFTAGGVGLPPVYPIARAHLELGNHVTLIAGFRSKDFLFWTGEDERMGRLKAKWGDQLDVIYATNDGTFGLKGFVTTPLEEMLKNDKTSKGRKIAEVVTIGPPIMMRVVSDLTKPYGVKTVASLNSIMVDATGMCGACMVPVMIDGKLVRKHACIDGPEIDAHIIDWDKFLPRFGAFKTQEQRSKEARGLA, encoded by the coding sequence ATGAGCACCACCTCCCCCCAAGGGACCCCCAACGAGGATCTCGTCCGCTACGCCCGGACGGCCAGCACGCTGGAGGCGAGCAAGAGCGAGCTCGCCCAGCTTGAGCAGACTGCGGCGGTCGAGCTGTTCAACAAGCAGCTCGACCTGCTCAAGAAGCGCCTGCTCGGCGATCCCAAGTCGCTGCGCTCGATGTTCGTCGCCGACGGCGTCCAGGCCATCGCCTGGGAGTTCCAGCAGGAGGAGCTTGGCGCAGCGTTCACCAGGACGCTGTGGGAGCTTCTGCTGCGCAACGACGAGATGAGCACGGTGCTCACCCGGTTCATCTGGGGGATGCCGCTCAAGTTCAAGCGCAAGTTCATCAAGGCGATCGACGACCACCTGTCCGACCGCTACCCGATGTTCAAGGGCCTGTCCGAGGGCTGGCCGGGCGAGACCTTCATCCCGCCCTACATCCGCCCGCCGGAGGAGCGCTCGACCGACTTCGAGCTGGTGAACACCGGCTATCTCGGCTACCGCGCGCTCGGCTATTCGACCCGCGAGGTCGAGCTGTTCGTGTGGCTGGAGGTGCTGCGCGACAAGCAGTGCGCCGACAAGCCGTGCGAATTGGGCGTGCTGGTCCACGGCAAGACCGACCCCAAGGGCGGCTGCCCGGTCAAGATCCACATCCCCGAGATGCTGGACCTGCTCGGCCAGGGCAAGTTCCGTCAGGCGCTGGAGCTGATCGAGAGCTGCAACCCGCTGCCGAACGTCACCGGCCGCGTCTGTCCGCAGGAGCTGCAGTGCCAGGGCGTGTGCACCCACACCAAGCGGCCGATCGAGATCGGCCAGCTTGAATGGTTCCTGCCCGAGCACGAGAAGCTGGTCGGCCTGTCCCCCGAGGAGCGCTTCGGCGGCGTGGTGTCGCCGTGGGCCAAGGCCGAGAAGCCGCCGATCGCGGTGGTGGGCTCGGGTCCCTCCGGCCTCATCAACGCCTATCTGCTCGCGGTGGAGGGCTACCCGGTCACCGTGTTCGAGGCGTTCCACGAGCTGGGCGGCGTGCTGCGCTACGGCATTCCGGAATTCCGCCTGCCGAACACGCTGATCGACGACGTGGTGAAGAAGATCAACCTGCTCGGCGGCCGGTTCGTCAAGAACTTCGTGGTCGGCAAGACCGCGACGCTCGACGACCTCAAGGAAAACGGCTTCTGGAAGATCTTCGTCGGCACCGGCGCGGGCCTTCCGACCTTCATGAACGTGCCGGGCGAGCACCTGCTCGGCGTGATGTCGGCCAACGAGTTCCTCACCCGCGTCAACCTGATGCGGGCGATCGACGACAAGTACGAGACCCCCCTGCCCGACACCAAGGGCAAGGAAGTGTTCGTGATCGGCGGCGGCAACACCGCGATGGACGCGGCGCGCACCGCCCGGCGTCTCGGCGCCAACGTTACCATCGTCTATCGCCGCACCAAGAGCGAGATGCCGGCCCGCGTGGAAGAGCTGCACCACGCGCTCGAAGAAGGCATCAATCTCAAGGTGCTGCGCGCGCCGAGCGAGTTCCTGGGCGACGACAAGACCCACTTCGTCACCCACGCCGTGCTCGACGTGAATGAACTCGGCCCGCCCGACAAGTCGGGCCGCCGGGCGCCGGTGAAGACCGGCCAGACCGAGCGCGTGCCGGTCGACCTCGTGATCATGGCGCTGGGCAACACGGCGAACCCGATCATGAAGGACGCCGAGCCCACCCTGAAGGTGTCGAAGTGGGGCACCATCGAGGTCGAGCCGAAGACCAAGGCGACCTCGATCCCCGACGTCTATTCGGGCGGCGACGCCGCGCGCGGCGGCTCCACCGCCATCATGGCGGCGGGCGACGGACAGGCGGCGGCGCGTCAGATCGTCGGCGAGATCCCGTTCGACGCGGCCGAGATCAAGAGCCGGGTCGAGAAGGCCGCCCGCTACACCGAGCTGGGTCAGGTCGCGCAGACCATCGTCGACAAGATCCCGCTCGCCGGCGGCATCGTCGAGTTCAAGGTCCGCGCGCCGATGGTGGCGCGCTCGGCCAAGGCCGGCCAGTTCGTCCGCGTGCTGGCCTGGGACGACGGCGAGCTGATCCCGCTGACGCTGGCCGACTGGGACGCCGAGGAAGGCACCATCGACCTCGTTATCCAGGGTATGGGCACCTCGACGCTGCTCATGAACAAGATGGCGATCGGCGACGCGTTCGCCGGCATCGCCGGCCCGCTGGGTCAGGCCAGCGAGCTGCACCACTACGGGCCCGACCAGACGGTGGTGTTCACCGCCGGCGGTGTCGGCCTGCCGCCGGTGTACCCGATCGCCCGGGCGCACCTCGAACTCGGCAACCACGTCACGCTGATCGCCGGCTTCCGCTCCAAGGACTTCCTGTTCTGGACGGGCGAGGACGAGCGCATGGGCAGGCTGAAGGCCAAGTGGGGCGATCAGCTCGACGTGATCTACGCCACCAATGACGGCACGTTCGGTCTCAAGGGCTTCGTCACCACGCCGCTCGAAGAGATGCTGAAGAACGACAAGACGTCGAAGGGGCGCAAGATCGCCGAGGTGGTCACCATCGGCCCGCCGATCATGATGCGCGTGGTCTCCGACCTCACCAAGCCGTACGGCGTGAAGACGGTGGCGAGCCTCAACTCGATCATGGTCGACGCCACCGGCATGTGCGGCGCCTGCATGGTGCCGGTGATGATCGACGGCAAGCTGGTGCGCAAGCACGCCTGCATCGACGGGCCGGAGATCGACGCCCACATCATCGACTGGGACAAGTTCCTGCCGCGCTTCGGCGCGTTCAAGACCCAGGAGCAGCGTTCCAAGGAGGCACGCGGTCTGGCGTGA